The Bacillota bacterium region ACGCCATGGGCTCCCTTCCCGCGCCGCAGGCTGCCTTTCGAAAAGCTAAAGCCTTCGGAAGCGACCCTGGGTCTCTGGCGGCTTGGCTTCGTAAAGGCGAACTGGAAGCCCACCGAATTGACTGCAAAGAGTACAGTCGCGATGGGTTCGCCGACTGCCTCAAACGTGTGAGGCGTTTGACCGTCGAAGCAGAGGATGTTTTCAAGCCTTTGGTTCAGGGCGTCTGTTCCGAGGCTGGGGTGGCGGTCACCTTTATTCCTGAGTTGCCGAAGAGCAGGGTCTGTGGGGCGACTCGATGGCTGACCCCAAAGAAGGCCCTCATTCAACTGAGCTTCAGGTACAAAACCGATGATCAGTTGTGGTTCACTTTCTTTCACGAAGCCGGACATATCTTGCTACATGGCAAGAAGGATATCTTCATTGACAGCAAACAGCTGAAAGGTGAGTCGGAGGAAGATGACGCCAACAGGTTTGCCCAGGAACTCCTCATTCCATCGGCGCAGTTCGGAGAGTTTGTTGCCAAAAGGGACTTCTCGGAAAAGGCAATAAGGGCATTTGCCAAGGGGCAGAGTATCGCTCCGGGCATTGTAGTGGGCCAGCTGCAGCACATGGGCCACCTGCATTGGAACAACTCGCTTAACTCCCTGAAGAGGAAGCTTGGCGCGGCCTAGAGTCTCACCGTGATTCCCGAGTTCGGCAGTAAACAGGTGCAAAACACCGTTCTTGATGAGGGGACACCTTCAAAAGCAGTCGTTGCCCTTTTCGTGCGTATTCCGGCGAAATCGACCAGTGATTCCGGAAAGTCTCGTTCAGTGATTCCGGATAATCCCGTCCACTGGCCCGGCCGATCGCGACCATCTGTTCCGGATAATCTCGTCCGCTCGTTCCGGAAAGTCGCGACCACTCGGAGCTTGGGCGGACGGGGCTGGCGCGGGGGCATCGGCAATTCGACGCCTTCGTTCAATATCCTGAGCGGCGGCGGCTCGGGCGGCGGTGGCATCGGTTTGGTTTGAGACGGGGGGGCGGGACTTGGTCTGGCGG contains the following coding sequences:
- a CDS encoding HigA family addiction module antitoxin, which gives rise to MGSNDRRGDFRPDYAVPPGETVLEAIQSIGMSQAELAKRLGRPLKTINEIIKGKAAITAETALQLERVLNVPASLWRNLESDYRGYLADLSQRDKLASQVGWLDTIPVQAMVRLGWIERCEDKAQQVEEVLRYFGVASEDAMGSLPAPQAAFRKAKAFGSDPGSLAAWLRKGELEAHRIDCKEYSRDGFADCLKRVRRLTVEAEDVFKPLVQGVCSEAGVAVTFIPELPKSRVCGATRWLTPKKALIQLSFRYKTDDQLWFTFFHEAGHILLHGKKDIFIDSKQLKGESEEDDANRFAQELLIPSAQFGEFVAKRDFSEKAIRAFAKGQSIAPGIVVGQLQHMGHLHWNNSLNSLKRKLGAA